From a region of the Mauremys mutica isolate MM-2020 ecotype Southern chromosome 12, ASM2049712v1, whole genome shotgun sequence genome:
- the LOC123345157 gene encoding olfactory receptor 4D1-like, protein MEKKNFTTPVTEFVLLGLTQRPELQPFLYVTFFIVYINTWLVNFIIITTVVSDYQLHTSMYILLANLAFLDICDSSVNTPKLLSDLLSQHKTISFNECILQMFFFHFFAGAMGFCLVGMAVDRYVAIYKPLRYLTIMNRGVCMRIVALAWLVGLAHSAVQTGLLLQLPFCGPNILDNFYCDVPQVIKLACTNTHLAEMQMNLNNGLVIIIIFIILLISYTIILIKIRTHVTEGKHKALSTCGTQITVMCFQFIPSIFIYVWPVKQFALHKVVSVIYSTITPMLNPMVYTLRNAEMKKAIRRLLNRMLFSWQERQT, encoded by the coding sequence ATGGAGAAGAAGAACTTCACCACCCCAGTGACAGAATTTGTCCTCTTGGGCCTCACTCAGAGACCTGAGCTGCAGCCATTCCTTTATGTGACTTTCTTCATAGTCTACATAAACACTTGGCTGGTAAatttcatcatcatcaccactgtGGTCTCTGACTACCAGCTCCACACCTCCATGTATATCCTGCTGGCCAACTTGGCTTTCCTAGATATCTGCGATTCATCAGTCAATACTCCAAAATTACTCTCAGATCTCCTCTCACAGCATAAAACCATCTCATTCAATGAGTGCATCCTTCAGATGTTTTTCTTCCACTTCTTTGCTGGCGCTATGGGGTTTTGCCTTGTGGGGATGGCGGTCGATCGGTACGTGGCCATCTATAAACCACTGCGGTACTTGACTATCATGAACCGGGGTGTATGCATGAGGATAGTGGCACTGGCATGGCTGGTTGGATTGGCTCACTCTGCTGTTCAGACAGGACTGCTCCTCCAGTTACCATTCTGTGGTCCAAACATCCTGGACAATTTCTACTGTGATGTCCCACAAGTCATCAAACTGGCCTGCACCAACACTCACTTGGCTGAAATGCAGATGAACTTAAACAATGGGTTAGTGATCATAATAATATTCATCATTCTGCTTATTTCTTACACCATCATCTTAATCAAGATCAGGACACATGTTACGGAAGGGAAGCACAAGGCTCTGTCCACCTGTGGAACCCAGATCACTGTGATGTGTTTTCAATTCATACCCAGCATCTTCATCTATGTTTGGCCCGTCAAGCAGTTCGCCCTGCATAAGGTGGTCTCAGTCATTTACTCTACAATCACCCCAATGCTGAACCCGATGGTCTACACCCTGAGAAATGCCGAGATGAAGAAGGCCATCAGGAGACTATTGAACAGAATGCTGTTCTCATGGCAGGAAAGACAGACATAG